A region of Sporosarcina sp. FSL W7-1349 DNA encodes the following proteins:
- a CDS encoding ABC transporter permease, with translation MNGLREIWSSRFIHYVTELQKYLKYVFTGHLAIVLMFTIGAGGYAYSEWLKEVPADFPAVLITSIVIAAVLAYSPAVTLLKPADMVFFLPFEEKMGHYIGRALRWTTFSQLALPLILYIVALPLLSATETGSKVILLWLAVFIVVIKWIFVETEYFFRHTFSGGGIWKDRLIRFVLAALYIYCWLGPSPVVAVGFLALISLYGAYWRKRKSAKPFPYEHFIELEQNRMMRFYRFANYFTDVPHLQGSVSRRGWLGFLMGRPQFHNPAPQFYLLVRTFIRTDDIFWLWVRLTALSIVGVVLIPFPIVSFIYVGALAFASAVQLIHALRAGDDFRMDRLFPEKEDSRPSAIRKLVRLVQWIQIILVGLAAFITYGLSMTPLFIIAVMLIISEATIRLTQEKKE, from the coding sequence ATGAACGGCTTGCGTGAAATTTGGTCCAGCCGGTTCATCCATTATGTCACGGAACTTCAGAAATACTTGAAGTATGTGTTTACGGGCCATTTGGCGATTGTCCTGATGTTTACAATTGGTGCAGGAGGCTATGCATATAGTGAATGGTTGAAGGAGGTCCCGGCCGATTTTCCGGCGGTTCTTATTACTTCCATTGTCATTGCGGCCGTATTGGCCTATTCGCCGGCAGTGACTCTATTGAAACCGGCCGATATGGTATTCTTCCTGCCGTTCGAGGAGAAGATGGGGCATTATATTGGACGGGCCTTGCGCTGGACAACCTTCTCCCAATTGGCGCTGCCATTGATCTTATACATCGTCGCCTTGCCGTTGCTATCGGCGACTGAAACGGGTTCAAAGGTTATCTTACTATGGCTTGCCGTTTTCATCGTTGTGATTAAATGGATTTTCGTCGAAACAGAATATTTTTTCCGTCACACATTTTCCGGTGGAGGCATATGGAAGGACCGGCTGATTCGTTTCGTTTTGGCAGCCCTTTACATTTATTGTTGGCTTGGGCCGTCCCCTGTTGTTGCAGTCGGGTTTTTAGCGTTGATCAGTTTGTATGGAGCGTATTGGCGGAAAAGGAAGAGTGCAAAACCGTTCCCTTATGAGCATTTCATTGAGTTGGAACAAAATCGGATGATGCGATTTTATCGATTCGCCAATTATTTTACGGATGTGCCTCATTTGCAAGGCTCTGTCAGCAGAAGGGGATGGCTTGGTTTCCTGATGGGAAGGCCGCAGTTCCATAACCCGGCGCCCCAATTCTATTTATTGGTCCGGACTTTCATTCGGACGGATGATATTTTCTGGTTGTGGGTGAGGCTGACCGCGCTATCGATCGTAGGAGTCGTCTTAATACCGTTCCCGATCGTTTCGTTCATCTATGTCGGTGCGCTTGCCTTTGCTTCCGCCGTGCAATTAATTCACGCTTTACGGGCAGGCGACGATTTCCGCATGGATCGGCTGTTTCCCGAAAAGGAGGACTCCCGTCCATCGGCAATCCGGAAATTGGTTAGGCTAGTCCAATGGATCCAGATTATATTGGTTGGATTAGCGGCGTTTATAACTTATGGATTGTCAATGACTCCATTATTCATCATAGCCGTCATGCTCATTATTTCCGAGGCTACGATACGATTGACGCAAGAAAAGAAAGAGTGA
- a CDS encoding IDEAL domain-containing protein: MENNYSYAEFLKAVGKNSSSLQAEKLLNEIYMDLFLKHIHREQTKKRLVQLIDDALDRRDEKAFLLYTESLAKLENQEQE; the protein is encoded by the coding sequence ATGGAAAACAACTATTCGTATGCTGAATTCTTGAAAGCCGTTGGTAAAAACAGTTCATCGCTCCAAGCGGAAAAATTGTTGAATGAAATCTACATGGATCTGTTTCTCAAACATATTCACCGGGAGCAAACGAAAAAAAGGCTCGTACAGTTAATTGATGATGCGCTTGACCGTCGGGATGAAAAGGCATTTCTGTTGTACACAGAAAGCCTTGCTAAATTGGAAAACCAAGAACAAGAATAA
- a CDS encoding phosphoribosyltransferase family protein yields the protein MKTYTLEVGGLTRELPIIPISESVSIASFVLLGDTEMVTVAAPLLVEKLPAVDILITAEAKGIPFVHELSKLLEMPRYIVARKSVKSYMESPLITKVNSITTKQEQFLCLDRLDADFIKGKRVALIDDVISTGESLRALAELVESAGANIVAQAAILAEGDAADRDDIIFLEKLPLIVNENGE from the coding sequence ATGAAAACATACACACTTGAGGTTGGCGGATTAACAAGAGAGCTTCCCATCATTCCCATTTCCGAGTCAGTAAGCATTGCAAGTTTTGTTCTTCTTGGGGATACAGAAATGGTTACTGTCGCTGCACCATTACTAGTAGAAAAATTGCCAGCCGTTGACATTCTCATCACAGCTGAAGCAAAAGGAATTCCATTTGTCCATGAGTTGTCAAAACTTCTGGAAATGCCACGCTATATCGTCGCAAGGAAATCAGTGAAATCCTATATGGAGAGTCCTTTGATTACCAAAGTAAATTCCATTACTACAAAACAAGAACAATTCCTCTGCCTCGATCGACTTGATGCAGATTTCATCAAAGGGAAACGCGTCGCCTTGATTGATGACGTCATCAGCACTGGTGAATCCCTTCGCGCGCTCGCAGAACTTGTAGAAAGCGCAGGCGCAAACATCGTAGCCCAAGCCGCCATTTTAGCAGAAGGCGACGCAGCCGATCGGGACGATATCATTTTTCTAGAGAAACTACCACTAATTGTGAATGAAAACGGTGAGTAA
- a CDS encoding NCS2 family permease, translating to MDIWKDILAALSGVLNALPQGLLALTFGFASIPTALAFMVGAFGNAATSNVAVISYQAETITLAGTMGKNMRERLSMIFFGACVLLVIGLFGVLESLIDWIGPIITTGMMAGVGIMLSKVAWDMAKSDRIVGITSMFSALIVYFATKDLVYTITASVILSSIVYAFLKKESKDSTERPAIKEGFHLQKLIVNPMVIRGALAMVCLNIGANIAFGKINGEIANSSVNVDIITIISSLADMVSSLFGGAPVEIVISATASAPHAVWSGVLMMVLMAIILVTGLLPKIGKYVPSASIAGFLFVLGAIVTLPSNAITALTGEGAGTGIVGGITMIVTAITDPFLGMLSGIIIQFLINLFGF from the coding sequence ATGGACATTTGGAAAGATATACTAGCAGCACTCAGTGGGGTATTAAATGCACTACCTCAAGGATTGCTTGCACTAACGTTTGGGTTCGCCTCCATTCCAACAGCACTTGCTTTTATGGTAGGGGCTTTTGGAAATGCGGCAACGAGTAATGTTGCGGTTATTTCATATCAGGCTGAAACCATTACATTGGCTGGAACAATGGGGAAAAATATGAGAGAACGTCTCTCTATGATTTTCTTCGGAGCCTGCGTCCTTTTGGTGATCGGTCTCTTTGGTGTTTTGGAGTCATTGATTGATTGGATCGGCCCTATTATTACAACAGGTATGATGGCCGGTGTGGGAATTATGCTATCTAAAGTGGCATGGGATATGGCGAAAAGCGATCGCATCGTTGGTATTACTTCTATGTTTAGCGCACTGATCGTCTATTTTGCAACGAAGGATTTAGTTTATACCATTACAGCATCGGTTATCCTTTCCAGCATCGTCTATGCTTTTCTGAAAAAAGAAAGCAAGGATTCAACCGAACGGCCCGCCATTAAAGAAGGATTTCACTTACAAAAATTAATTGTAAATCCTATGGTCATTCGTGGGGCGTTGGCAATGGTCTGTTTAAACATCGGAGCTAATATCGCTTTCGGTAAAATAAACGGCGAGATCGCGAATTCAAGTGTCAATGTGGATATCATAACGATTATCAGTAGTTTAGCGGACATGGTGTCTTCCCTATTCGGAGGAGCTCCCGTAGAAATTGTCATTTCAGCAACAGCAAGTGCACCTCATGCTGTCTGGTCCGGGGTCTTGATGATGGTTTTAATGGCCATTATCTTGGTTACAGGTCTACTTCCTAAGATCGGGAAATATGTACCGAGCGCTTCCATTGCAGGCTTTTTATTCGTCCTCGGTGCGATCGTTACGCTTCCAAGTAATGCTATCACAGCATTGACGGGTGAAGGTGCGGGTACTGGTATTGTCGGCGGCATCACCATGATCGTCACTGCTATTACAGATCCTTTCCTTGGCATGCTATCCGGTATCATCATACAATTTTTAATAAATCTTTTCGGTTTCTAA
- the uvrB gene encoding excinuclease ABC subunit UvrB — protein sequence MKNYQFDLQAPYSPSGDQPSAISSLVEGLAKGKKHQTLLGATGTGKTFTISNVVKEINRPTLVIAHNKTLAGQLYSEFKEFFPNNAVEYFVSFYDYYQPEAYVPQTDTYIEKDSSINDEIDKLRHSATSSLFERNDVLIVASVSCIYGLGSPEEYRNHLISLRPGMEIERNVLLRRLVDNLYERNDVNFTRGTFRVRGDVVEVLPASQDEHCLRIEFFGDEIERIREVDALTGEILGEREHVAIFPASHFVTGEAKMVKAIENIEIELEEQLKILREQDKLLEAQRLEQRTRYDLEMMREMGFCSGIENYSRHLTLRPPGATPYTLLDYFPDDFLIVADESHVTLPQIRGMYNGDQARKKVLVDHGFRLPSALDNRPLMFEEFERYIHRAIYVSATPGPYEIEHTPEMVEQIIRPTGLLDPIIEVRPIEGQIDDLLDEIQQRVERNERVLITTLTKKMSEDLTDYLKDVGVKVNYLHSEIKTLERIEIIRELRLGTYDVLIGINLLREGLDIPEVSLVAILDADKEGFLRSERSLIQTIGRAARNSNGHVIMYADRMTDSMTKAIEETKRRREIQMAYNEKHGIIPKTIQKEVRDVIRATQVADEAVSYIDKVTEGKKLTKEEKTALLATLESEMKEAAKALDFERAAELRDTILELKAER from the coding sequence ATGAAGAATTATCAATTCGACTTACAAGCTCCTTATTCACCGTCAGGCGATCAACCTTCGGCCATCTCCAGTTTAGTGGAAGGGCTGGCGAAAGGGAAAAAACACCAGACTTTGCTGGGAGCGACTGGAACAGGCAAGACGTTCACCATTTCGAACGTCGTGAAAGAAATTAATCGACCAACCTTGGTCATTGCACATAATAAAACATTGGCAGGTCAGCTATATAGTGAGTTTAAGGAGTTCTTTCCGAATAATGCGGTAGAGTACTTTGTCAGTTTCTATGATTATTATCAGCCGGAAGCGTATGTCCCTCAAACAGATACGTACATTGAAAAAGACTCCAGTATCAACGACGAGATCGATAAATTGCGCCACTCGGCCACATCGTCTTTGTTCGAACGGAATGATGTCCTGATTGTCGCATCCGTATCATGCATCTACGGCCTCGGTTCGCCGGAGGAATACCGGAACCATCTCATTTCGTTGCGTCCGGGCATGGAAATCGAACGGAATGTGTTGCTTCGGAGATTGGTGGACAACCTGTATGAGCGCAATGATGTCAACTTCACTCGAGGAACGTTTCGGGTGCGCGGAGACGTCGTGGAAGTACTCCCAGCCTCACAGGACGAACATTGCTTGCGTATCGAATTTTTCGGGGATGAAATCGAACGGATTCGCGAAGTCGATGCGTTGACGGGAGAAATTTTGGGAGAACGGGAACATGTCGCCATCTTCCCGGCTTCCCACTTCGTCACCGGCGAAGCGAAAATGGTGAAGGCAATCGAGAATATTGAAATTGAATTGGAAGAGCAATTGAAGATTTTACGGGAACAGGACAAGCTACTCGAAGCGCAACGCTTGGAGCAACGCACGCGTTACGACCTTGAAATGATGCGTGAAATGGGCTTCTGTTCCGGGATTGAGAACTACTCCAGGCATTTGACGCTGCGTCCGCCTGGTGCAACACCTTACACCCTCCTAGACTATTTTCCAGATGACTTTTTAATTGTGGCGGATGAAAGCCATGTCACTTTGCCGCAAATCCGCGGTATGTACAACGGGGACCAAGCGCGTAAAAAAGTGCTGGTCGACCACGGTTTCCGACTGCCCTCCGCATTGGATAACCGGCCGCTCATGTTCGAAGAATTCGAACGGTATATCCACCGGGCCATCTATGTGTCCGCCACTCCAGGACCATATGAAATCGAACATACGCCGGAAATGGTGGAGCAGATTATCCGTCCGACCGGCCTGTTGGATCCGATTATCGAAGTCCGTCCGATTGAAGGCCAGATTGATGACCTACTGGACGAAATCCAACAGCGGGTGGAAAGGAACGAACGAGTGCTCATCACTACGTTGACCAAGAAAATGTCCGAGGACCTGACAGACTATTTGAAAGATGTTGGCGTCAAGGTCAATTACCTTCATTCTGAAATCAAAACGCTTGAACGGATTGAAATCATCCGGGAGTTGCGGCTCGGTACGTACGATGTCCTCATCGGCATCAACTTGCTGCGGGAAGGGCTGGATATCCCGGAAGTGTCATTGGTCGCCATCCTCGATGCGGATAAAGAAGGGTTCCTCCGTTCCGAACGGTCGCTGATTCAGACGATCGGCCGCGCAGCGCGGAATTCGAACGGACATGTCATCATGTACGCGGATCGGATGACCGACTCGATGACAAAAGCAATCGAAGAAACGAAGCGGCGCCGTGAAATCCAAATGGCGTACAACGAAAAACATGGCATCATACCGAAGACAATCCAAAAAGAAGTACGTGATGTCATCCGGGCTACACAAGTGGCGGACGAAGCCGTGTCCTATATCGATAAAGTGACAGAAGGAAAGAAATTGACGAAAGAAGAGAAGACTGCACTTCTTGCGACGTTGGAGTCTGAGATGAAGGAAGCGGCTAAAGCGCTTGACTTTGAACGCGCTGCCGAATTACGCGATACCATTTTGGAATTGAAAGCGGAAAGGTAG
- the uvrA gene encoding excinuclease ABC subunit UvrA — MKNTEIVIQGARAHNLKNIDVRIPRDRLVVMTGLSGSGKSSLAFDTIYAEGQRRYVESLSAYARQFLGQMDKPDVDAIEGLSPAISIDQKTTSRNPRSTVGTVTEIYDYLRLLFARIGKPICPIHGTEISSQTVEQMVDRLMELPERTRIQVLAPVVSGRKGTHAKLIEDIKKQGYVRIRVNGETMDLDDNIELNKNKKHSIEVVIDRIVIKADIEARLSDSLESALRLAEGTVLVDVIDGEEILFSEHHACPLCGFSIGELEPRMFSFNSPFGACPECDGLGSKLEVDAELVIPDSSRSLKDHAIAPWEPTSSQYYPELLKTVAEHFGIPMDAPVSELPEEDLNKILYGSKDEKIRFRYTNEFGGTRDNNIYFEGVLANVARRFKETSSDFIREQMEKYMAQRPCPTCHGYRLKEETLAVKVNNVHIGHVTELSIMEADQFFKELQLSKKDAQIAKLILREIDERLGFLINVGLDYLTLSRAAGTLSGGEAQRIRLATQIGSRLTGVLYILDEPSIGLHQRDNDRLIGTLQSMRDIGNTLIVVEHDEDTMMAADYLIDIGPGAGVSGGQIVSAGTPEEVMADPASLTGQYLSGKMFIPLPLERRENDGRKVVVKGASENNLKDVDAEFPLGQFIAVTGVSGSGKSTLVNEVLHKVLAQKLNRSKQKPGQYESVTGIEELEKVIDIDQSPIGRTPRSNPATYTGVFDDIRDVYAATNEAKVRGYKKGRFSFNVKGGRCEACRGDGIIKIEMHFLPDVYVPCEVCHGKRYNRETLEVTYKGKNIADVLAMTVEDALQFFENIPKISRKLQTIVDVGLGYVQLGQPATTLSGGEAQRVKLASELHKRSNGKSFYILDEPTTGLHVHDIAKLLTVLQRLVDTGNTVLVIEHNLDVIKTVDHIIDLGPEGGDKGGQIIATGTPEMVTEVEQSYTGRYLRPILERDRERMNDIMEEAEKAAE, encoded by the coding sequence ATGAAAAATACTGAAATTGTCATACAAGGAGCACGGGCGCATAATCTCAAAAATATTGACGTCCGCATCCCGAGGGACCGGCTCGTCGTCATGACGGGGCTATCCGGTTCAGGAAAGTCCTCTCTTGCATTCGATACGATCTATGCAGAAGGACAGCGCCGATACGTAGAATCGTTGTCGGCCTACGCACGTCAATTTCTTGGCCAGATGGACAAGCCGGACGTCGATGCGATTGAAGGGTTGTCCCCCGCGATTTCCATCGATCAGAAGACAACGAGCCGTAATCCGCGTTCCACCGTCGGAACTGTAACGGAAATCTATGATTATTTGCGTCTTTTATTCGCACGGATTGGAAAGCCGATTTGTCCGATTCATGGGACTGAAATATCATCTCAAACGGTGGAGCAAATGGTGGATCGGCTGATGGAACTGCCGGAGCGTACCAGGATCCAAGTGCTGGCGCCCGTCGTCTCGGGCCGTAAAGGGACGCATGCCAAACTGATTGAAGATATTAAGAAGCAAGGGTATGTCCGTATCCGGGTCAATGGGGAAACGATGGATCTGGATGACAATATCGAACTCAATAAAAATAAGAAACATTCGATTGAAGTGGTCATTGACCGGATTGTCATCAAAGCCGATATTGAAGCCCGCCTGAGCGATTCGCTTGAGTCTGCACTCCGTCTGGCAGAAGGGACCGTGCTGGTCGATGTGATTGATGGAGAGGAAATCCTGTTCAGCGAACATCACGCTTGTCCGCTATGCGGGTTTTCGATCGGTGAGTTGGAACCGAGGATGTTTTCATTTAACAGTCCGTTCGGTGCTTGTCCGGAATGCGATGGGTTGGGATCGAAACTGGAGGTCGACGCCGAGTTGGTCATCCCGGATTCGTCCCGTTCGTTGAAAGACCATGCCATCGCTCCGTGGGAACCGACGAGTTCGCAATACTACCCCGAATTGTTGAAAACGGTGGCGGAACATTTTGGGATTCCAATGGACGCGCCTGTCAGTGAGTTGCCGGAAGAGGACCTCAATAAAATACTTTACGGTTCGAAGGATGAAAAAATCCGTTTTCGCTACACGAATGAGTTCGGAGGAACCCGGGACAACAACATTTACTTTGAAGGGGTGCTGGCCAATGTCGCGCGCCGCTTCAAGGAGACATCTTCCGACTTTATCCGGGAACAGATGGAGAAGTACATGGCGCAGCGACCATGTCCGACATGCCATGGCTACCGCCTCAAAGAAGAGACGTTGGCAGTGAAGGTGAACAACGTCCATATCGGACATGTGACGGAATTGTCGATCATGGAGGCGGACCAGTTTTTCAAGGAACTCCAACTCTCCAAGAAAGATGCGCAAATTGCGAAGTTGATCTTGCGTGAGATTGATGAAAGGCTCGGGTTCCTGATCAATGTCGGCCTTGATTATTTAACTTTATCAAGGGCTGCCGGCACATTGTCGGGCGGAGAAGCGCAGCGGATCCGTCTAGCCACACAAATCGGCTCCCGATTGACGGGCGTCCTTTACATCCTGGATGAACCGTCCATCGGGCTCCATCAACGGGATAACGATAGACTGATCGGCACCTTGCAAAGCATGCGTGATATCGGCAATACGTTAATTGTCGTGGAGCATGACGAAGATACGATGATGGCAGCCGATTATTTGATCGATATCGGACCGGGAGCAGGCGTTTCCGGTGGACAAATTGTTTCTGCCGGAACACCGGAAGAGGTCATGGCAGACCCCGCTTCCTTGACGGGCCAGTATTTGAGTGGCAAAATGTTCATCCCGTTGCCATTGGAGCGGAGAGAAAATGATGGCCGGAAAGTCGTCGTCAAAGGTGCATCCGAGAACAACTTGAAAGATGTCGATGCCGAGTTCCCGCTAGGGCAATTCATTGCGGTGACCGGGGTTTCCGGATCTGGAAAAAGTACATTGGTCAATGAAGTGCTGCATAAAGTGCTCGCACAAAAATTGAACCGTTCTAAACAGAAACCGGGCCAATACGAGTCGGTCACGGGCATTGAGGAGTTGGAGAAAGTCATCGACATCGACCAGTCGCCGATCGGCAGGACGCCGCGATCAAACCCGGCAACATATACGGGGGTCTTTGATGATATCCGTGATGTCTACGCAGCAACCAACGAAGCGAAAGTGCGCGGCTACAAGAAAGGGAGATTCAGCTTCAACGTGAAAGGCGGCCGCTGTGAAGCTTGCCGAGGGGATGGCATCATCAAGATTGAAATGCACTTCTTGCCGGACGTCTATGTCCCATGTGAAGTATGCCACGGAAAACGATATAATCGCGAAACGTTAGAAGTCACATATAAAGGGAAGAATATTGCGGATGTCTTGGCGATGACTGTGGAGGATGCGCTTCAATTTTTTGAGAACATCCCGAAAATCAGCCGCAAACTCCAAACGATTGTCGATGTCGGCCTTGGCTACGTACAACTGGGCCAGCCGGCAACCACTTTGTCGGGAGGAGAGGCGCAGCGGGTGAAATTGGCATCCGAGCTGCATAAGCGCTCCAATGGGAAGTCATTCTATATTCTGGACGAGCCGACAACGGGGCTTCATGTCCATGACATTGCGAAGCTTCTGACTGTCTTGCAACGGCTGGTCGATACGGGGAATACGGTCCTCGTCATCGAGCATAATCTCGATGTCATTAAAACGGTCGATCATATTATCGACCTAGGTCCGGAAGGCGGAGATAAGGGCGGCCAAATTATCGCGACAGGCACACCCGAGATGGTGACGGAAGTGGAACAATCCTATACAGGCCGCTATTTAAGACCGATTCTCGAACGGGATCGGGAGCGAATGAATGACATTATGGAAGAAGCAGAAAAAGCCGCGGAATGA
- a CDS encoding DUF4097 family beta strand repeat-containing protein, which yields MQNERKRILAMLENGTITTDEALTLLEKLGPSQHQTKPAEDQEDGQAARTEEPSHSEERKSGGNRRGQHTADDFLEDLKRDFTNVSDRFMQFMQTAVQKVKSFDFDVPFGNAVTFTHAMNMPATGIKEIVFDIDNGKVTVTRSETDEVQAVFHVRTYNSDSEEAAKRDFLEKLIFLNDHGKLRIMSDMKMTQVNVGLQVPAAEYEAVTAKLLNGSFSLQDLNAEKLRIKTGNGKVEVSGLEFQEAELETANGSIHLSGVSGRKLEAETLNGRVYIDGALKDVEAQSLNGHVVVTTTDSEAERIDVKSMSGSIEIYIPSNVALSGEVTSNMGRLDLQLDDIDRIAEQEQLFHRSIRFRKESIDTSNPLHITGEAKTGSVLVCYNANHK from the coding sequence ATGCAAAATGAACGGAAACGTATTTTGGCTATGCTGGAAAACGGAACGATCACGACGGACGAGGCACTGACACTTCTAGAAAAATTGGGACCATCTCAACATCAGACGAAGCCGGCTGAGGATCAAGAGGACGGGCAGGCTGCACGTACCGAGGAGCCGTCACATTCCGAAGAACGGAAAAGCGGGGGAAATCGGAGAGGACAACATACAGCAGATGATTTCCTGGAAGATTTAAAAAGAGACTTTACGAATGTCAGCGACCGATTCATGCAGTTTATGCAAACAGCTGTGCAAAAAGTCAAATCCTTTGATTTTGATGTGCCGTTCGGAAATGCAGTTACGTTTACCCATGCCATGAATATGCCGGCGACGGGTATCAAGGAAATCGTCTTCGACATCGACAATGGAAAAGTGACGGTGACCCGCAGCGAGACGGATGAGGTGCAAGCGGTGTTTCATGTGAGGACATACAATAGCGATTCCGAGGAAGCGGCAAAACGGGATTTCCTCGAAAAACTGATTTTCCTCAATGATCATGGCAAGCTGCGGATCATGAGTGACATGAAAATGACACAAGTCAATGTCGGATTGCAAGTCCCGGCGGCTGAATATGAGGCTGTGACCGCAAAATTGCTGAACGGTTCCTTCAGTTTGCAAGATCTTAATGCCGAAAAACTACGAATCAAAACAGGAAACGGAAAAGTGGAAGTTTCCGGCCTGGAATTCCAGGAAGCTGAGTTGGAGACTGCCAACGGCTCGATCCATCTGAGCGGCGTATCGGGACGAAAACTCGAAGCCGAGACTTTGAATGGCCGCGTCTACATCGATGGGGCGCTGAAAGATGTGGAAGCCCAATCGCTCAACGGTCATGTCGTCGTAACGACAACGGATAGCGAAGCCGAAAGAATCGATGTCAAGTCGATGAGCGGTTCCATCGAAATCTACATCCCGTCGAATGTAGCTTTAAGTGGAGAGGTTACTTCCAATATGGGACGTCTGGATTTGCAACTAGATGACATCGACCGAATTGCCGAACAGGAACAGCTATTCCACAGATCCATCCGTTTCAGGAAAGAAAGCATCGACACTTCCAACCCGCTCCATATTACGGGCGAAGCGAAGACTGGATCTGTCCTTGTGTGCTATAACGCCAATCATAAATAA
- the hprK gene encoding HPr(Ser) kinase/phosphatase, whose translation MSSITVKDVVDRFGLTVSAAEENIYKRVTTSDISRPGLEMAGFFDFYNAERIQVLGKTELYFFAGLSDEERMDRMNRLCSPETPAFVVAHGVEVPEELRVSAGRVGIPVLQTDTPTTKFAGMLTNYLEGRLAPMIALHGVLVDVYGVGILITGKSGVGKSETALELVKRGHRLVADDLVEIREVSKNVLIGNAPKLLEHMLEIRGVGIIDMMTLFGAGSVRIDKRILIVIDLEIWNPEKTYDRLGIEDEKMKIMDSEVIKMTVPVRPGRNLSVIIEVAAMNHRMKRLGVNAAEQFSERLDAAIGHQSDLEEGNE comes from the coding sequence ATGTCATCTATAACAGTAAAGGATGTCGTCGACCGTTTCGGCTTGACTGTGAGCGCTGCGGAGGAGAACATCTACAAGCGGGTCACAACTAGTGATATTTCTCGGCCCGGCCTGGAGATGGCCGGTTTTTTCGATTTTTATAATGCAGAGCGGATTCAGGTTTTAGGGAAGACGGAGTTGTACTTTTTTGCCGGTTTGTCGGATGAGGAGCGGATGGATCGGATGAATCGCCTTTGTTCCCCTGAAACGCCGGCATTCGTCGTGGCACATGGCGTCGAGGTGCCGGAAGAATTAAGGGTCTCTGCAGGACGTGTGGGGATTCCTGTTTTGCAGACGGACACCCCAACGACGAAATTTGCGGGCATGTTGACGAATTATTTGGAAGGCCGGTTGGCTCCGATGATTGCGTTGCACGGCGTGCTCGTCGATGTATATGGCGTCGGCATTTTGATTACCGGGAAAAGCGGGGTCGGAAAAAGCGAGACTGCCTTGGAATTGGTGAAACGGGGTCATCGTTTAGTTGCGGACGATTTGGTGGAAATCCGGGAAGTGTCTAAAAACGTATTGATCGGCAATGCCCCTAAATTACTGGAACATATGCTGGAAATCCGGGGCGTCGGCATCATCGATATGATGACCTTATTCGGCGCAGGTTCCGTTCGAATCGACAAGCGGATCTTGATCGTCATCGATCTGGAGATTTGGAATCCGGAAAAAACCTATGATCGATTGGGAATCGAAGATGAGAAAATGAAGATCATGGATTCCGAGGTGATTAAAATGACGGTACCAGTCCGACCGGGACGAAATTTATCGGTCATTATCGAGGTGGCTGCCATGAATCACCGGATGAAGCGGCTTGGGGTCAATGCGGCAGAGCAGTTTTCGGAACGGTTGGATGCGGCCATCGGGCACCAATCGGATTTGGAAGAGGGGAACGAATAA